TGGATTGTAACCAGTGGGGATTGATCTCAGGTTCTCTGTGCAATGCGTCATTGTGCCTCTTGCATTTGTAGGACCATGGGAGACAAATGCAGAGCCGGTTTCTGGTTTGGCAATGGACAGAGCCAGTTCAATCATGGAAATATGAATGGGAaccctgtgcgtgtgtgtgtgtgtgtgtttaaagattttatttatttatttgatagagagacatccaagtaggcagagaggcaggcagagagagagagagggaggcagactcccttccgagcagagagcccgatgtggagctcgatcctgagatcatgacctgagtggaaggcagaggcttaatctctacacccaacgtggggctcaaacttacaaaccCGAGATCGAGAGTCTGCTctcttgactgagccagcccagagCCCGGAaccctatgtattttattcttaggAGTGTCAAGAGCAAAGAAATATAATCTATCAACCGagtaacttctttctttctttctttcttttttcaagtttctttaaTTATTTACTCTGAGGAAATGCCAGGGTGAAGATGTGGTTGGGAGTGAACGTGTTTATAACGCAAGTGGATATCTAAAAATCCCCCTCTCCATTGCTctcctcccaatgtcctccattttAACAGATCTGTTCACATAACAATCCTTGTATCCTATTCTCTCCTCCAAATACTTTCTGACCCTCCCCGGTGGACCTTTTCATTTCCAGCATTTTCTATGTGACCACACAGCTTCCCTGCCAAAAATGGCCACTGCaacttccattttcctttcctgactGCGCTGGTCTTTCCTCCGGGAGGCAAAAGATAGCAGCTCTATGTCACAGCCTCATTTTAATTAGCACACATCTTGATCTCTAGAGAGGACAACCGCGGGCATATATCAAGGCTGTGtcgttttatttttctctaattattCTTAAGGGAGCAATTGCTGTGGAGACTTTCTAGTGACTACAAAATTGGCAAACCTTAATGAGAAATGACCCCAGTTTGGTGTGTTAAGTGTTACAAGAGAGGATTATGAATCGAGCTCTATAGGAAGACAGGGGAGGGAGCTATGAGTTCAGTTTGGAGGGTTCATCTTACTAGGTTTGGCCGTTCAGAATTTCCTGCAGTCACTGGTGGTTGCTTTAGCTCTGTGGGGAGGGAGTCACGTCAGATACAGTGTTTATAACATTATGGTTAAAAACGCCTCCTCTACAGCCTCTAAACTGACTGGATTTCAAGCTCATCTTTTTTGCTGTGTAACTTGGGCTAATTACTTTTCGGTAATTTCTGCTCAGTTtttttcccacctgtaaaatagggataaaacTCTTACAAGGTCATTGTTAAAACACatagttaaggggcgcctggggggctcagtcattaagcgtctgcttttcagctcaggtcatgatcccagcgtcctgggattgagccccgcatcagcctccctgctcaccaggaagcctgcttctccctctcccactcctcctgcttgtgttccctctctcgctgtgtctttctctgtgaagtaaataaataaaatttaaaaacaagaacaaaaccaagaaaaccaCATAGTTAAATgtggttaaaaaatttttttttaagattttatttacttatttgacagacagagatcacaagtaggcagagaggcagacagagagagaggaggaagcaggctccctgctgagcagagagcccgatgcgggactcgatcccaggaccctgagatcgtaacctgagctgaaagcagaggcttaacccactgagccacccaggtgccctggttaaaatatttttatatagctttatataaaagtgttttataaactttatgtaaagtattttataaattttacatgaAGTGTTTAAAACCTGCTGCCCCACAGAAAGAAGTCGGGGGTTTTAACTATTTTTCCCGGTTGGTGGGCTCCTTCAGAGGAGGGGCCCGGAGCGCGGGGAGCggggaggcaggaaagggaaGTACACTTCCAGGTTCTCTCAGGCTCTGGTCTCCTCACACATGCCCCCTTCCTCTTGGCTCAAGGGGAGTCATATCCAACTGCCTGCTATGCTCAGGGTGGCGCCCTTCCTGCGGCCTCCAGCCTGGGTTCTTTTTTCTGGAATCCCTAGATTCTGCTGAACCTGTGGTTGGACTCTCGGGAATGCAACTCTCCCTACAACCCCCCACAACACAGACAAAGCACATAAACTCTGTGAAATGGAAGATACAGAGGAACTCAACTTCAAAGACTTCCGTGATACTGACTTGGAAGAGTAAGATTGAAACGTGGACTGACGATTTAAAAGAGATCTTCGATTTTAGGGAAGAGAGTTTAACTCTTCTCATCAAAGCAGCTCAGCCGAGGGACAGTGGCCTGTACCTCCTGGAGGTAACTGATGACAGTGGGAAAGTCAAACATCACCGGTTCCGGGTTTCTGTATTTGGTGAGTCCCTAGGACTGCTCGGCCTGCCCCTCTGACCCCCTGCAAGGTTTTTATTTCCAGTGCCTTTCTGATCAGAATCTCTGCTTCCAGATCCTGTAGGGACCCTTGAAGCAGTGGGGAAGACAAAGGTCCTGAATGGAGGGAAATGCCAGGTGTCGCTGTCCTGCTCAGTCTCCGGAGGTGGCCACGTGAGCTATGTTTGGTATAGAGGGAAGGAGCTGATCGAGATCCCAAACAATCTCAGCAAACTGGAGGAGCAGATTGATGTCAACAGCTTGGAAAACTACACCTGCAACGTCAGCAAC
This portion of the Mustela lutreola isolate mMusLut2 chromosome 14, mMusLut2.pri, whole genome shotgun sequence genome encodes:
- the CD244 gene encoding natural killer cell receptor 2B4 isoform X2 — protein: MGVCILDSAEPVVGLSGMQLSLQPPTTQTKHINSVKWKIQRNSTSKTSVILTWKSKIETWTDDLKEIFDFREESLTLLIKAAQPRDSGLYLLEVTDDSGKVKHHRFRVSVFDPVGTLEAVGKTKVLNGGKCQVSLSCSVSGGGHVSYVWYRGKELIEIPNNLSKLEEQIDVNSLENYTCNVSNPVSWVNHTFSQSCDNKQHTSVDYLVFIVISLIILLLVTLICFCVWRRKRKQSHIIPGEPLTVYEDVNNLQNRCSQTQRQNPPGEGSTIYSMIQSQSSAPTSQEANTLYALVQPSRKSESKKKNQSSSFSYTIYEEVGKTHLKAQNPARLSRRELENFCVYS